A section of the Petrimonas sulfuriphila genome encodes:
- a CDS encoding glutaminase has protein sequence MNYSKTFQEIYNELQRVEDIGQVANYIPELAHVNPNQFGVHLITVNGEYFAFGDADVKFSIQSIAKVFSFVLAYSRVKSNIWERMDLEPAGTPFNSLVQLEYDKGIPRNPFINAGAIVVCDILVDELASPRENVLSFIRSLTKSSTIDYNPLVAHSEKKSGFRNYALVNLMKAFGNIKNDIEKVMDLYFSICSLEMNCKELSESFLFLANNGIVPHTGEKILSPSRTKRTNALMQTCGFYDEAGQFTFKVGLPGKSGVGGGIVAVHPEKYAIAVWSPRLNKKGNSYKGMLFLEEFTTKTKLSIF, from the coding sequence ATGAATTACTCAAAAACATTCCAGGAAATCTACAACGAACTTCAACGTGTTGAAGACATTGGCCAGGTGGCTAATTACATTCCCGAACTGGCTCACGTTAACCCAAATCAATTTGGTGTACACCTGATTACGGTCAATGGTGAATATTTCGCTTTCGGTGATGCCGATGTCAAGTTTTCCATTCAGAGCATTGCCAAAGTATTCTCATTCGTACTTGCCTACTCCCGGGTGAAAAGCAATATCTGGGAACGGATGGACCTGGAACCTGCAGGAACACCTTTCAACTCACTCGTACAACTGGAATACGACAAAGGAATTCCGCGAAACCCGTTCATTAATGCAGGAGCCATTGTGGTGTGTGATATTTTAGTCGACGAGCTTGCTTCTCCTCGGGAGAATGTGCTTTCATTTATCCGTAGCCTAACAAAAAGCAGCACCATCGATTACAACCCCCTTGTTGCACATTCCGAAAAAAAATCCGGATTTCGCAACTACGCACTCGTTAACCTGATGAAAGCTTTTGGAAACATCAAAAACGACATAGAAAAAGTGATGGATCTCTATTTCAGCATCTGCTCCCTCGAAATGAACTGTAAAGAGTTATCGGAATCTTTTCTGTTTCTTGCCAATAATGGCATTGTGCCGCACACGGGAGAAAAAATTTTGTCGCCCAGTCGTACCAAACGTACCAATGCACTCATGCAAACCTGCGGCTTCTACGACGAAGCCGGCCAGTTTACTTTCAAAGTAGGACTGCCCGGAAAAAGCGGCGTTGGAGGTGGCATCGTAGCCGTGCATCCCGAAAAATATGCAATCGCCGTTTGGAGTCCGCGCCTCAACAAAAAAGGAAACTCCTACAAAGGAATGCTTTTTCTGGAAGAATTTACAACAAAAACTAAACTGTCAATTTTTTAA
- a CDS encoding sigma-70 family RNA polymerase sigma factor, whose product MEVLLSMTDEELVVSYAEGNNCAFEILLSRHKQSLFSYILYRVRNRDLADDIFQDTFIKAILTIKQGRYTENGKFRAWITRIAHNLIVDCFRQERNENTVSNDEYEFDLFNNFRLCEDNIEVTMVKAQVFDDVRRLVEYLPDTQREVLNMRYYQELSFKEIADKTGVSINTALGRMRYAILNMRKIADDNRMILSMS is encoded by the coding sequence ATGGAGGTTCTTTTGTCGATGACCGACGAGGAGTTGGTCGTTTCTTACGCCGAAGGTAACAATTGTGCATTTGAGATTCTTCTCTCCCGTCACAAACAATCCCTTTTCAGTTACATCCTCTATAGGGTTCGCAATCGTGATCTGGCTGACGATATTTTTCAGGACACGTTCATCAAGGCTATTCTCACGATAAAGCAGGGCAGGTATACCGAGAACGGTAAATTTCGTGCCTGGATAACACGCATTGCACACAACTTGATTGTCGATTGTTTTCGTCAGGAACGGAACGAGAATACGGTCTCAAACGATGAATACGAGTTTGACCTGTTCAACAATTTCAGGCTCTGTGAGGATAACATTGAGGTAACTATGGTAAAAGCGCAGGTGTTTGATGATGTGAGGAGGCTGGTTGAATACCTGCCGGACACGCAACGTGAAGTATTGAATATGCGTTATTATCAGGAACTGAGTTTTAAAGAGATTGCCGATAAAACCGGTGTGAGCATCAACACCGCATTGGGGAGAATGCGATATGCTATTTTGAATATGCGTAAAATAGCAGACGATAACCGAATGATATTATCGATGAGCTAG
- a CDS encoding DUF3267 domain-containing protein, with protein sequence MTFTEKDYEKVLRTISIEKANKLGIIVLIPVFVVFTGIHSFFWGNHLLDYFRTDFSPIKILRDGSLFFIACLIGIVLHELIHGISFALFAKRGFRAIRFGIMAPFLTPYCHCTEPLKIRHYLFGALTPAVILGLGPAITGLFIGKYLVTFLGIVFIVSAIGDLMIAHLLWEEKPTDYAQDHPSEAGCFVFRKR encoded by the coding sequence GTGACATTCACTGAAAAAGATTACGAAAAAGTTCTGAGAACCATCAGCATTGAAAAAGCCAATAAATTGGGAATTATAGTCCTGATTCCCGTTTTTGTTGTCTTCACAGGCATTCATTCTTTTTTTTGGGGAAACCATTTGCTGGATTATTTCCGTACGGATTTTTCTCCGATAAAAATTCTACGGGACGGATCCCTGTTTTTCATCGCTTGCCTTATTGGAATAGTCCTTCACGAACTCATCCACGGCATTTCGTTCGCTCTGTTTGCCAAGCGGGGATTTCGCGCCATCCGTTTCGGCATAATGGCGCCATTTCTTACCCCCTATTGCCATTGCACAGAGCCGCTTAAAATAAGGCACTACCTTTTCGGAGCGCTCACTCCCGCTGTTATTCTTGGATTGGGCCCTGCCATCACAGGCTTATTTATTGGTAAATATTTAGTAACATTTTTGGGCATTGTTTTTATCGTATCTGCTATTGGTGATCTTATGATTGCCCACCTGCTGTGGGAAGAAAAGCCTACCGATTATGCCCAAGACCATCCGTCAGAAGCAGGATGTTTCGTTTTCAGAAAAAGATAA
- a CDS encoding MFS transporter, with translation MSNLQTGKMTNHRWTIVVMLFMATTVNYLDRQVLSLTWADFIAPEFHWTNSDYGTITGLFSIFYAVSMLFAGKFIDWMDTKKGFLWAIGVWSFGAVMHAFCGLLTAGITAGEWTMSFHGARQAIGTVGDVSLVVSVSVTLFVFARLVLAIGEAGNFPAAIKATAEYFPKKDRAYATSIFNSGAQIGALLAPLTIPFIAKAWGWEMAFIVIGALGFIWMGFWVFIYHKPEKSKKVNTLELAYINQDDATDATEGRVKADENAGKKVSFNKAFKYKQTWSFAVGKFLTDGVWWFLLFWIPAYLSSVYGLDSTQSAPHVFVVYAISMISVFAAGYFPAYFMEKKKLDPYQGRMRAMLLFAFFPLLILLAQPLGGFSVWLPVIIIGIAAAAHQSWSANIFTTVSDMFPKHAVGTITGIGGMAGGVGSFFINKSSGVLFDHAANTNLKFLGYEGIESGYFIIFIFCAVAYLLGWTIMKSLVPKYQLITDM, from the coding sequence ATGAGTAATCTACAAACAGGAAAGATGACCAATCACCGGTGGACCATCGTTGTGATGCTGTTTATGGCCACCACAGTGAACTACCTCGACAGGCAGGTACTGTCACTGACTTGGGCCGACTTTATCGCACCGGAGTTCCACTGGACCAACAGTGACTACGGTACCATCACGGGGCTCTTCTCCATTTTTTATGCCGTATCGATGCTCTTCGCCGGTAAATTTATCGACTGGATGGATACCAAGAAGGGTTTTCTCTGGGCCATCGGTGTATGGTCGTTCGGTGCGGTGATGCACGCTTTCTGCGGCCTCTTGACTGCCGGTATTACTGCAGGCGAGTGGACCATGAGCTTCCACGGTGCACGTCAGGCTATCGGCACAGTAGGAGACGTATCGCTGGTGGTTTCCGTGAGTGTCACCCTCTTCGTGTTTGCGCGACTGGTACTGGCCATCGGCGAGGCAGGCAACTTCCCCGCCGCCATCAAGGCCACCGCCGAGTACTTCCCCAAGAAAGACAGGGCTTATGCCACCAGTATCTTCAACTCGGGTGCACAGATAGGTGCTCTGTTGGCCCCCCTCACCATTCCTTTCATTGCAAAAGCATGGGGCTGGGAAATGGCCTTCATCGTGATCGGTGCCCTTGGCTTCATATGGATGGGCTTCTGGGTATTTATTTACCACAAACCGGAAAAGAGTAAAAAAGTGAATACCCTCGAGTTGGCCTATATCAACCAGGATGATGCGACCGACGCTACAGAAGGAAGGGTGAAGGCCGATGAGAATGCCGGCAAGAAAGTCTCCTTCAACAAAGCATTCAAATACAAACAAACCTGGTCGTTCGCTGTGGGTAAATTCCTTACTGATGGAGTATGGTGGTTCCTGCTGTTCTGGATACCGGCATACCTCAGTTCAGTTTACGGTCTTGACTCCACTCAGAGCGCACCCCACGTATTTGTGGTGTATGCCATCTCCATGATATCGGTTTTTGCAGCCGGCTATTTCCCGGCCTATTTCATGGAAAAGAAAAAGCTGGACCCTTATCAGGGGCGCATGCGTGCCATGTTGCTCTTCGCCTTTTTCCCCCTGCTGATCCTGCTGGCACAGCCACTGGGAGGTTTCTCGGTCTGGCTGCCGGTAATCATTATCGGTATCGCTGCTGCCGCACACCAGTCCTGGTCGGCCAACATCTTCACCACCGTGAGTGACATGTTTCCGAAACATGCGGTGGGAACCATCACCGGTATCGGTGGTATGGCAGGAGGTGTGGGTTCCTTCTTCATCAACAAGAGCTCCGGCGTACTGTTCGATCATGCAGCCAACACCAACTTGAAATTCTTGGGTTATGAAGGAATTGAATCGGGATATTTCATCATCTTCATCTTCTGTGCCGTAGCCTATCTCTTAGGATGGACCATCATGAAGTCATTGGTTCCGAAGTATCAACTGATCACAGATATGTAA
- the rho gene encoding transcription termination factor Rho: MAYNIIELNEKLTTELRALAKEMGIRRPDAYKKEELIYKILDEQAIAGTKNLSPAPHPRPNNGRKTIENKNNTQKQEVKAETGRPAEKDRKPVTEVEVKEKEKEKEKEKEKEKEQEKPKPEVKTLTRVPKENPVQNNKQVQSTNKPHEVKKQEPKQHAVVVSAHPAIIPDAVVTDSAPVDQPKAEATPTPPVKPTQLVFRSSKHRERERISQVPPVTLPPVVPEEPIEDALKTEVMEKPVVIEKKASLLQELITPAPIQPRQQQPQQSKNINQQQTVVQQKEPAYEFEGILNASGVLEIMSDGYGFLRSSDYNYMSSPDDIYVSQSQIRLFGLKTGDVVEGPIRPPKEGEKFFPLVKVDKINGRKPEEVRDRVPFDHLKPLFPDQKFNLTKGYNDNLSCRVVDMFSPIGKGQRGLIVAQPKTGKTMLLKDIANAIAANHPEVYMIILLIDERPEEVTDMERSVNAEVIASTFDEPAERHVKIADIVLNKARRLVECGHDVVILLDSITRLARAYNTVQPASGKVLSGGVDANALQKPKRFFGAARNIENGGSLTIIATALTETGSKMDDVIFEEFKGTGNMELQLDRKLSNKRVFPAVDIIASSTRRDDLLLSEETLNRMWVLRNFLSDMNSTEAMEFLLNRLKRTSNNEEFLISMND; this comes from the coding sequence ATGGCTTATAACATTATTGAGCTTAACGAAAAGCTAACCACAGAATTACGAGCTCTTGCCAAAGAAATGGGTATACGAAGACCCGATGCGTATAAAAAAGAAGAGTTAATCTACAAAATCCTTGATGAGCAAGCTATCGCCGGAACAAAAAATCTGAGCCCAGCCCCGCATCCCAGACCAAATAACGGGAGAAAAACAATTGAGAACAAAAACAACACGCAGAAGCAAGAAGTCAAAGCAGAGACAGGCCGCCCAGCAGAGAAAGATAGAAAGCCTGTAACAGAAGTAGAAGTAAAGGAAAAGGAAAAGGAAAAGGAGAAGGAGAAGGAGAAGGAGAAGGAACAAGAAAAGCCAAAACCGGAGGTAAAAACTCTAACCCGGGTTCCAAAAGAAAACCCTGTCCAAAACAACAAGCAAGTTCAAAGTACAAACAAACCGCATGAAGTTAAAAAACAGGAACCAAAACAGCACGCTGTCGTAGTTTCCGCACATCCTGCAATCATTCCGGATGCGGTTGTAACGGATAGTGCTCCGGTGGATCAGCCAAAAGCTGAAGCGACACCTACTCCTCCCGTAAAACCGACACAGCTTGTCTTTCGTTCATCCAAACACCGTGAAAGAGAACGAATCTCACAGGTTCCACCGGTAACTTTACCACCGGTCGTTCCTGAGGAACCCATAGAAGATGCTCTCAAAACAGAAGTGATGGAAAAACCGGTTGTTATTGAAAAGAAAGCATCTCTTTTGCAAGAACTTATTACTCCAGCACCTATCCAGCCCCGCCAGCAGCAACCGCAACAAAGCAAGAATATAAATCAGCAACAAACCGTTGTACAGCAAAAGGAACCTGCTTACGAATTCGAAGGAATTTTGAATGCATCGGGTGTATTGGAGATCATGAGTGACGGCTATGGCTTCTTGCGTTCTTCGGACTATAACTACATGTCTTCACCGGACGACATTTATGTTTCCCAATCTCAGATCCGCCTGTTTGGCCTGAAGACAGGGGATGTGGTAGAGGGTCCGATCCGTCCGCCAAAAGAAGGAGAAAAATTCTTTCCTCTGGTAAAAGTAGACAAGATAAACGGAAGAAAGCCTGAGGAAGTACGCGACCGTGTACCTTTCGACCACCTGAAACCGTTGTTTCCGGATCAGAAATTCAACCTCACCAAGGGGTATAATGATAATCTGTCGTGCAGGGTAGTCGACATGTTTTCGCCCATCGGCAAGGGACAACGAGGCCTGATTGTCGCTCAGCCCAAAACGGGTAAGACCATGTTGCTCAAGGATATTGCCAATGCTATTGCAGCCAATCATCCCGAAGTATATATGATTATTCTGCTCATTGACGAGCGCCCCGAAGAAGTTACCGATATGGAGCGCAGCGTTAACGCAGAAGTAATTGCGTCTACATTTGATGAACCGGCAGAACGACATGTAAAAATTGCCGACATTGTTCTCAACAAAGCACGCCGCTTAGTAGAATGCGGACACGATGTTGTTATTCTGCTCGATTCCATCACACGCCTCGCACGGGCATATAACACGGTTCAGCCGGCATCAGGGAAAGTGTTGTCGGGAGGAGTGGATGCCAACGCATTACAAAAGCCCAAACGTTTTTTTGGAGCGGCAAGAAACATTGAGAATGGCGGATCACTGACCATCATCGCTACTGCTCTTACCGAAACCGGTTCAAAAATGGACGATGTTATTTTTGAGGAATTTAAGGGTACGGGCAATATGGAACTCCAACTCGATAGAAAACTATCCAACAAACGAGTTTTCCCGGCGGTGGACATCATTGCATCCAGCACCCGTCGTGACGACCTGTTACTTTCCGAAGAAACGCTTAACCGGATGTGGGTATTGCGCAATTTCTTGTCGGACATGAACTCGACAGAAGCAATGGAATTCCTGCTCAACCGGCTGAAAAGAACATCAAACAACGAAGAATTCCTGATTTCGATGAACGATTAA
- a CDS encoding electron transfer flavoprotein subunit alpha/FixB family protein, producing the protein MNNVFVYLEIEDGTVAEVSLELLTKGRTLASQLGCRLEAIAAGDKLDTIEKQVFPYGADVLHIFKDKRLSPYTTLPHTSILVNLFKKEKPQICLMGATIIGRDLGPRVSSALGSGLTADCTSLEIGDHEEKKVGKVYENLLYQIRPAFGGNIVAWIINPDHRPQMATVREGVMKKEIADPNYKGTVVEHDVKDYVSPDDFVVSIIDRHVEKSKVNIKNSPIIISGGYGVGSKENFQLLYDLANVLGAEVGASRAAVDAGYAEHERQIGQTGVTVRPKLYIACGISGQIQHIAGMQESSLIISINNDPSAPINAIADYVITGDIEKVIPKLIKYYKKNSK; encoded by the coding sequence ATGAATAACGTATTCGTATACCTCGAAATAGAAGACGGCACGGTTGCAGAAGTGAGCCTGGAACTACTTACCAAGGGACGCACTCTGGCCAGCCAGCTGGGTTGCAGACTCGAAGCTATTGCCGCAGGAGACAAGCTCGACACCATTGAGAAACAGGTTTTTCCATACGGTGCAGATGTTCTCCATATTTTTAAAGACAAACGCTTGTCGCCATATACTACCTTGCCGCACACATCCATCCTGGTGAATCTGTTCAAAAAAGAAAAACCGCAAATTTGCCTGATGGGGGCTACCATCATCGGGCGTGATTTGGGCCCGCGCGTATCATCGGCATTAGGAAGCGGCTTAACGGCCGATTGCACATCGCTTGAAATTGGCGATCACGAAGAGAAAAAAGTGGGCAAAGTTTACGAAAACCTGCTTTATCAGATTCGTCCAGCTTTCGGTGGAAATATTGTAGCGTGGATCATCAATCCCGACCATCGTCCGCAAATGGCGACTGTTCGCGAAGGTGTGATGAAAAAGGAAATTGCCGATCCGAATTACAAAGGGACGGTGGTAGAGCACGATGTGAAAGACTATGTTTCTCCGGATGATTTTGTGGTTTCCATCATCGACCGTCACGTGGAAAAATCGAAAGTCAATATCAAAAATTCGCCCATCATTATATCCGGGGGATACGGTGTAGGTTCGAAAGAAAATTTTCAGTTGTTGTATGATTTGGCAAATGTTTTGGGAGCTGAAGTAGGGGCATCACGTGCCGCCGTTGATGCCGGATATGCCGAACACGAACGTCAAATCGGACAGACCGGTGTTACCGTACGCCCTAAACTGTATATCGCTTGCGGTATTTCGGGACAGATTCAACACATTGCCGGAATGCAAGAGAGTTCGCTGATCATTTCCATCAATAACGACCCTAGTGCCCCCATTAATGCTATTGCTGATTACGTCATTACCGGCGATATCGAAAAGGTAATTCCGAAATTGATCAAGTATTATAAGAAAAATTCAAAATAA
- a CDS encoding acyl-CoA dehydrogenase family protein, translated as MANFYTDTPQFRHYLNHPLMKRIVELKERNYADKYTYDYAPMDFEDAMDSYDKILEVVGEICGDIIEPNAETVDHSGPTVADGRVTYATPTQENLEALNKAELMGMAFPRRFGGLNFPMVPYMISADIVSRADASFQNIWMLQDCGETIYEFASDEQKNEYLPRVAKGETMSMDLTEPDAGSDLQAVMLKASYNEKEGQWYLNGVKRFITNGDADIHLVLARSEEGTKDARGLSMYVYDKNSGGVTVRRIENKMGIKGAPTCELVFKNAKAELVGSRRMGLIKYVMSLMNGARLGIMAQSVGISEAACREAYNYALERRQFGKAIIEMPPVFEMLANMRAKTDASRTILYETCRFVDMYKILEDISRERKLTPEERDEMKYYSRLADAFTPLGKGMTSEYANQNAYDAIQIHGGSGYMKDYKCERLYRDARITNIYEGTTQLQVVAAIRHVTTGTYLNRIREYEAMLVLPELEPLKRTLSKMAQMYEKLVEIVTAPKDEEYLDFHARRLVESAGHVIMGHLLLQDANKEPEMFRRSAEVYIHYGQIEVVKNYNFVTKSRIEDLGYYKPALSE; from the coding sequence ATGGCAAACTTTTATACCGACACGCCGCAATTCAGACACTATCTGAACCATCCACTGATGAAACGAATTGTGGAACTCAAAGAAAGAAATTACGCAGATAAATATACTTACGATTACGCTCCGATGGATTTTGAAGACGCTATGGACAGCTACGACAAAATTCTGGAAGTAGTGGGCGAGATTTGCGGTGATATTATCGAACCGAATGCCGAAACGGTAGACCACAGCGGACCAACAGTGGCCGACGGACGAGTAACGTATGCTACACCTACCCAAGAGAACCTGGAGGCCCTGAACAAGGCCGAACTGATGGGGATGGCTTTTCCAAGACGTTTTGGAGGATTGAATTTTCCTATGGTGCCTTACATGATTTCAGCCGATATCGTGAGCAGGGCGGATGCCAGTTTCCAAAATATCTGGATGTTGCAAGACTGTGGCGAAACAATTTACGAGTTTGCTTCGGACGAGCAAAAAAACGAATACCTGCCGAGGGTTGCCAAAGGGGAGACCATGTCGATGGACCTGACCGAACCCGATGCCGGTTCGGATTTGCAAGCCGTGATGCTGAAAGCATCGTATAACGAAAAGGAAGGACAGTGGTACCTGAACGGAGTGAAACGATTTATTACCAACGGGGATGCCGATATTCATCTGGTGCTGGCCCGTTCGGAAGAGGGAACAAAAGATGCACGCGGTTTATCGATGTATGTTTACGACAAAAACAGCGGAGGCGTAACCGTACGCCGTATTGAAAATAAAATGGGTATAAAAGGGGCGCCAACCTGCGAGCTGGTTTTTAAAAATGCCAAAGCCGAGTTAGTGGGTTCGCGCCGGATGGGACTGATCAAGTACGTCATGTCGTTGATGAACGGTGCCCGCCTGGGTATCATGGCTCAATCGGTAGGAATATCCGAAGCTGCTTGTCGCGAAGCGTACAACTACGCACTGGAACGCCGTCAGTTTGGGAAAGCCATTATCGAGATGCCACCTGTTTTCGAGATGCTAGCCAACATGCGCGCTAAAACCGATGCGTCACGTACCATACTTTACGAAACCTGTCGTTTTGTGGATATGTATAAGATATTGGAAGATATTTCCAGAGAGCGCAAACTTACTCCTGAAGAACGTGACGAAATGAAGTACTATTCGCGGCTGGCGGATGCTTTCACGCCGCTTGGAAAAGGAATGACCAGTGAATATGCGAACCAGAATGCCTATGATGCCATTCAGATACACGGTGGATCCGGGTACATGAAAGACTATAAGTGTGAACGGCTATATCGTGATGCCCGTATTACCAATATTTACGAGGGTACTACGCAATTGCAGGTCGTTGCCGCCATTCGACACGTCACCACAGGAACTTACCTGAACCGGATCAGGGAATATGAGGCTATGCTCGTATTGCCGGAATTGGAGCCGTTAAAGCGTACATTATCGAAAATGGCGCAGATGTACGAAAAATTGGTTGAAATTGTTACCGCTCCCAAGGACGAAGAATACCTCGATTTTCATGCGCGCCGTTTGGTTGAAAGTGCCGGACACGTGATTATGGGACACCTCCTCTTGCAGGATGCCAACAAAGAACCCGAAATGTTCCGTCGCAGTGCCGAGGTTTATATCCATTACGGACAAATTGAAGTAGTGAAGAACTATAACTTTGTTACCAAATCTCGAATCGAAGACCTGGGTTATTATAAACCGGCTTTAAGCGAATAA
- a CDS encoding electron transfer flavoprotein subunit beta/FixA family protein, producing MAFNIIVLAKQVPDTRNVGKDAMKADGTVNRGALPAIFNPEDLNALEQALGIKDQYPGTKITVLTMGPARAAEILREGLFRGADDGVLLTDRAFAGADTLATSYALSMAVKQMGNFDMIISGRQAIDGDTAQVGPQVAEKLGIPQITYAEAIESIDKKKIRVKRRLENGVEVVEAPLPLLVTVNGSARICRPRNAKFLQKYKHAKTVTERQTENIDYIDLYNARPYLNLTEWSVADVNADPVQCGLSGSPTKVKKIENVVFQAKESKRLTDDDTELEDLIKELIANHTIG from the coding sequence ATGGCATTTAACATTATTGTGTTGGCAAAGCAGGTTCCCGATACGCGCAACGTTGGGAAAGATGCGATGAAAGCCGACGGAACAGTTAACAGAGGAGCGCTGCCGGCTATTTTTAATCCGGAAGATTTGAATGCGTTGGAGCAAGCTCTTGGAATCAAAGATCAATATCCCGGGACAAAGATTACCGTACTAACCATGGGGCCTGCCCGCGCTGCAGAAATCCTTCGGGAAGGATTATTCAGAGGTGCTGACGACGGTGTGCTTCTAACGGATCGTGCTTTTGCCGGCGCTGACACTTTGGCTACATCTTATGCCTTGTCGATGGCCGTTAAGCAGATGGGTAATTTTGATATGATTATCTCCGGCCGGCAAGCTATAGATGGCGATACTGCGCAGGTTGGGCCACAGGTGGCAGAAAAGCTGGGCATTCCTCAAATTACGTATGCTGAGGCAATCGAGAGCATCGATAAGAAGAAAATCCGCGTGAAACGTCGTCTCGAAAATGGGGTAGAGGTAGTGGAAGCCCCCCTGCCGTTATTGGTCACTGTAAACGGATCGGCCAGGATTTGCCGTCCGCGTAACGCAAAATTTCTGCAAAAATACAAACACGCTAAAACCGTTACCGAACGTCAAACTGAAAATATCGATTATATCGATTTGTACAATGCACGCCCATACCTCAATTTAACGGAATGGAGTGTCGCTGATGTAAATGCTGATCCGGTTCAATGCGGATTATCGGGTTCTCCAACCAAAGTAAAGAAAATAGAGAACGTTGTATTTCAGGCAAAGGAAAGCAAACGACTGACCGATGACGATACCGAACTGGAAGACTTGATAAAAGAATTAATAGCTAATCACACAATTGGTTAA
- the uxaC gene encoding glucuronate isomerase: protein MKRFIHKNFLLQTDTARELYHEHAKKQPIIDYHCHLDPAHIAADRKFDNLGQIWLEGDHYKWRAMRTNGIDERYCTGKDTSDWEKFEKWAETVPYTMRNPLYHWTHLELKTAFGVEELLNPESARRIYDTCTEKLRTPEFSARGLMKRYDVEVVCTTDDPADTLEHHIALKNEGFEIKVLPTWRPDKAMAVEKPTEYRAYVEKLSEISGINIINFNDLIEALRNRHDFFASAGCKLSDHGVEEFYAEPYTTAEIENIFDKVYGGSELSKEEVLKFKSAMLYEGAVMDWEKGWTQQFHYGAIRNNNTRLFNQLGPDTGFDSIGDFNVAKAMSRFFDQLDKNNKLAKTIIYNLNPKDNDMLATMIGNFQDGSVAGKMQFGSGWWFLDQKTGMEAQINSLSNLGLLSRFVGMLTDSRSFLSYPRHEYFRRILCNLIGNDIENGLLPRSEMDLFGQMVENISYYNAKKFFDF from the coding sequence ATGAAAAGATTTATCCATAAAAATTTTCTCCTGCAAACGGATACCGCCAGGGAATTGTACCACGAACACGCAAAAAAACAACCGATCATCGATTATCACTGTCACCTGGATCCCGCGCATATTGCCGCTGACCGGAAATTCGACAACCTAGGGCAAATCTGGCTTGAGGGCGATCATTATAAATGGCGTGCCATGAGGACCAACGGAATTGACGAACGCTATTGTACAGGTAAAGACACGTCGGATTGGGAAAAATTTGAAAAATGGGCTGAAACCGTACCCTACACCATGCGCAACCCACTCTATCACTGGACCCACTTGGAGTTGAAAACGGCTTTTGGTGTGGAAGAATTACTTAACCCGGAATCGGCCAGAAGAATCTACGATACGTGTACGGAAAAACTCAGAACCCCTGAATTCTCTGCTCGAGGGCTAATGAAAAGATACGACGTCGAGGTGGTTTGCACAACCGATGACCCCGCCGATACGCTGGAACATCACATAGCTTTAAAGAACGAGGGTTTTGAAATTAAGGTCCTGCCTACCTGGCGACCGGACAAAGCCATGGCCGTAGAAAAGCCGACTGAATACAGGGCTTATGTTGAAAAATTATCCGAAATATCGGGGATCAACATTATCAATTTCAACGACTTAATTGAAGCACTAAGAAATCGTCACGATTTCTTTGCTTCTGCCGGCTGTAAGTTATCCGACCACGGAGTAGAGGAGTTTTATGCCGAGCCTTACACGACGGCAGAAATAGAAAACATTTTCGATAAAGTGTATGGAGGAAGTGAATTATCAAAGGAAGAAGTTCTTAAATTCAAATCGGCTATGCTCTACGAAGGGGCTGTTATGGATTGGGAAAAAGGCTGGACACAGCAGTTCCATTATGGAGCTATCCGCAACAATAACACCCGATTATTTAATCAATTAGGACCTGACACAGGATTCGACTCCATTGGTGATTTCAATGTAGCAAAAGCCATGAGTCGCTTTTTTGACCAGCTGGATAAAAACAATAAATTGGCCAAAACCATTATTTACAATCTCAACCCGAAGGATAACGACATGCTGGCGACCATGATAGGGAATTTTCAGGACGGCTCCGTGGCAGGAAAGATGCAGTTTGGCTCAGGGTGGTGGTTCCTGGACCAAAAAACGGGCATGGAAGCACAAATAAATTCATTATCCAACTTGGGGCTGTTAAGCAGGTTTGTAGGGATGCTTACCGATTCGCGCAGTTTCCTCTCCTATCCCCGGCACGAATATTTCCGCCGTATATTGTGCAACCTTATCGGAAATGACATCGAAAACGGTTTATTGCCCAGATCAGAAATGGATCTTTTTGGACAAATGGTAGAAAACATCTCTTATTACAACGCAAAAAAATTCTTTGACTTTTAA